A genomic window from Candidatus Binatia bacterium includes:
- a CDS encoding WS/DGAT domain-containing protein has product MLVYSDMNLADHHPPALNLVASNVLGPPFALYANGATAEAMYPMGPIMDGGALNLTVITYRNLIDFGALGYTELVPEIDQIAHGFGTAVQTLLDRANLEQPADVPQ; this is encoded by the coding sequence ATGCTCGTATACTCCGACATGAATCTCGCCGACCACCACCCTCCCGCCCTGAACCTCGTCGCCTCGAACGTTCTGGGACCGCCCTTTGCGCTCTACGCAAACGGAGCGACCGCAGAGGCCATGTATCCCATGGGCCCGATCATGGACGGAGGCGCTTTGAACCTCACCGTCATCACCTACCGCAACCTCATCGACTTCGGCGCCCTCGGCTACACCGAACTCGTCCCCGAGATCGACCAGATCGCCCACGGCTTCGGGACCGCAGTGCAGACCCTGCTCGATCGCGCGAACCTCGAACAACCTGCCGACGTGCCCCAGTGA
- a CDS encoding VTT domain-containing protein, with protein sequence MLKSFFKIAAFAVLVYILSKNVDLSWMQNVEAAKNYFHQLGPWAPFPFLALFVVGALIHAPELITVALGGIIFGGVMGVVYGWIGAMLAGSTCFLIGRYVFRDAFRTALIERFKALRQLDSQFEKYGVRTVMLLRFVLFLAPPMNWAVSATRIRFRDYLLGSAIGLIPGLVLTVAFSQSLAKLTSVDQLLTPDVLVLGSLVLAFVVTSLVVARRYFPESEAESETERPAETTPTD encoded by the coding sequence ATGCTGAAGAGCTTTTTCAAGATCGCGGCGTTCGCCGTGCTGGTCTACATCTTGTCGAAGAACGTGGATCTCTCCTGGATGCAGAACGTCGAGGCGGCGAAGAACTACTTTCATCAGCTCGGGCCGTGGGCGCCCTTCCCATTTCTCGCCCTCTTCGTCGTCGGCGCCCTGATCCACGCGCCCGAACTCATCACCGTCGCGCTGGGCGGGATCATTTTCGGCGGCGTCATGGGCGTCGTCTACGGCTGGATCGGCGCGATGCTCGCGGGGTCGACGTGCTTCCTCATCGGCCGCTACGTCTTCCGGGACGCATTTCGCACAGCACTGATCGAACGCTTCAAAGCCCTCCGGCAACTCGATTCACAGTTCGAGAAATACGGCGTGCGCACGGTGATGCTCCTGCGGTTCGTGTTGTTTCTCGCCCCGCCGATGAACTGGGCGGTCTCGGCCACGCGGATCCGGTTTCGCGACTACCTTCTCGGGTCGGCCATCGGCCTCATTCCGGGCCTGGTGCTGACTGTGGCCTTCTCACAGTCGCTTGCGAAGCTGACTTCGGTCGATCAGCTGCTCACCCCTGACGTGCTCGTGCTCGGGTCGCTCGTACTCGCGTTCGTCGTCACGTCATTGGTGGTCGCGCGTCGATACTTCCCGGAGTCCGAAGCGGAGTCCGAAACGGAGAGGCCCGCGGAAACCACCCCGACCGACTGA